The Streptomyces spororaveus genome includes a region encoding these proteins:
- a CDS encoding DNA polymerase III subunit gamma and tau, with protein sequence MSSLALYRRYRPESFAEVIGQEHVTAPLMQALRNNRVNHAYLFSGPRGCGKTTSARILARCLNCEQGPTPTPCGECQSCRDLARNGPGSIDVIEIDAASHGGVDDARDLREKAFFGPASSRYKIYIIDEAHMVTPQGFNALLKVVEEPPEHLKFIFATTEPEKVIGTIRSRTHHYPFRLVPPGTLRDYLGEVCGREGAAVEDGVLPLVVRAGAGSVRDSMSVMDQLLAGAGDDGVTYAMAASLLGYTEGSLIDSVIDAFAAGDGAAAFEVVGRVVEGGNDPRRFVADLLERLRDLVILAAVPDAGEKGLIDAPADVVERMQAQASVFGAAELSRAADLVNAGLTEMRGANAPRLQLELICARVLLPAAFDDERSVQARLDRLERSGPPAAAFAAPPAAAPAMGYVPGPEAHAMAPAGPGGGAAAARAAAPVPAPAPVQAPEPVQAAPAPAPAAPAPGAWPGAAQPGSGAPGAWPGAAAPAAAAPAPAAGAWPTAAASAPAPASAPVAPAAAPAAAAPAAAPSPGMAAGAGQVQAMWPGVLEAVKNRRRFTWILLSQNAQVTGFDGTTLQLGFPNVGARDNFASSGSEDVLKAVLAEQFQVNWKIEAVIGGGSPAPVQPSSYGSSSYGAPAAPAPAYSPPPPAQQQAPAPQAPPQQQYPSQQQPQHAAPAPQPPVQQAPPPVAPEDDFAEEDDPDLVESALTGHDLIVRELGATVVEEYTNE encoded by the coding sequence GTGTCGTCCCTTGCGCTGTACCGCCGCTATCGCCCCGAGTCGTTCGCCGAGGTCATCGGGCAGGAGCATGTCACTGCCCCGCTGATGCAGGCCCTGCGGAACAACCGGGTCAATCACGCGTACCTGTTCAGCGGGCCGCGCGGCTGCGGCAAGACGACCAGCGCGCGCATCCTCGCCCGGTGTCTGAACTGTGAGCAGGGTCCCACCCCCACCCCCTGCGGGGAGTGCCAGTCCTGCCGGGACCTGGCCAGGAACGGGCCGGGGTCCATCGACGTCATCGAGATCGACGCCGCCTCGCACGGTGGTGTGGACGACGCCCGTGACCTGCGCGAGAAGGCCTTCTTCGGGCCGGCCTCCAGCCGCTACAAGATCTACATCATCGACGAGGCCCACATGGTCACCCCGCAGGGCTTCAACGCCCTGCTGAAGGTGGTCGAGGAGCCGCCGGAGCACCTCAAGTTCATCTTCGCCACCACCGAGCCGGAGAAGGTGATCGGGACCATCCGGTCCCGGACGCACCACTATCCCTTCCGGCTGGTGCCGCCCGGCACCCTGCGGGACTACCTGGGCGAGGTCTGCGGGCGGGAGGGCGCCGCGGTCGAGGACGGCGTGCTGCCCCTCGTCGTGCGCGCCGGCGCCGGGTCCGTCCGTGACTCGATGTCCGTCATGGACCAGCTGCTCGCCGGTGCCGGTGACGACGGTGTGACGTACGCCATGGCCGCCTCCCTGCTCGGTTACACCGAGGGGTCCCTGATCGACTCCGTCATCGACGCCTTCGCCGCCGGGGACGGGGCCGCCGCCTTCGAGGTCGTCGGCCGGGTGGTGGAGGGCGGGAACGACCCGCGCCGGTTCGTCGCCGACCTGCTGGAGCGGCTGCGCGACCTGGTGATCCTGGCCGCCGTGCCGGACGCCGGGGAGAAGGGGCTGATCGACGCCCCCGCCGATGTCGTGGAGCGCATGCAGGCCCAGGCGTCCGTCTTCGGGGCCGCCGAGCTGTCGCGCGCCGCCGATCTGGTCAACGCGGGCCTCACCGAGATGCGCGGCGCGAACGCGCCGAGGCTGCAGCTGGAGCTGATCTGCGCCCGCGTGCTGCTGCCCGCCGCCTTCGACGACGAGCGGTCCGTCCAGGCCCGGCTGGACCGGCTGGAGCGCAGCGGCCCGCCCGCCGCCGCCTTCGCTGCGCCGCCGGCCGCCGCGCCCGCCATGGGGTACGTGCCCGGGCCCGAGGCGCATGCCATGGCGCCCGCCGGTCCCGGTGGAGGTGCGGCCGCCGCGCGCGCCGCCGCCCCCGTGCCCGCTCCGGCCCCGGTGCAGGCGCCCGAGCCGGTCCAGGCCGCCCCGGCCCCCGCTCCCGCCGCCCCGGCCCCCGGCGCCTGGCCCGGCGCCGCCCAGCCCGGCAGCGGTGCTCCCGGCGCCTGGCCCGGCGCGGCGGCTCCGGCCGCGGCGGCGCCGGCTCCCGCCGCGGGTGCCTGGCCCACCGCGGCCGCGTCGGCCCCGGCCCCCGCCTCCGCGCCCGTGGCTCCGGCCGCCGCCCCCGCCGCGGCCGCCCCGGCCGCCGCGCCCTCCCCCGGCATGGCCGCCGGAGCCGGGCAGGTGCAGGCGATGTGGCCGGGCGTCCTGGAGGCGGTCAAGAACCGCCGCCGCTTCACCTGGATCCTGCTCAGCCAGAACGCCCAGGTCACCGGCTTCGACGGGACCACCCTCCAGCTGGGCTTCCCCAATGTCGGAGCCCGCGACAACTTCGCCAGCAGCGGCAGCGAGGACGTCCTCAAGGCGGTCCTGGCCGAGCAGTTCCAGGTCAACTGGAAGATCGAGGCCGTCATCGGCGGCGGCTCCCCGGCCCCGGTCCAGCCCTCCTCGTACGGCTCCTCCTCCTACGGGGCCCCGGCCGCGCCCGCCCCCGCCTACAGCCCGCCGCCCCCGGCGCAGCAGCAGGCCCCCGCCCCGCAGGCCCCGCCGCAGCAGCAGTACCCGTCGCAGCAGCAGCCCCAGCATGCGGCTCCCGCCCCGCAGCCGCCCGTACAGCAGGCGCCCCCGCCGGTCGCCCCCGAGGACGACTTTGCGGAGGAGGACGATCCCGACCTCGTCGAGAGCGCCCTGACCGGACACGACCTGATCGTGCGCGAGCTCGGAGCCACCGTTGTGGAGGAATACACAAACGAGTAG
- the purD gene encoding phosphoribosylamine--glycine ligase, whose protein sequence is MKVLVIGGGAREHALCRSLSLDPDVSALYCAPGNAGIAEVAELRPVDALDGGAVAALATELGAGLVVVGPEAPLVAGVADAVRAAGIPVFGPSAEAAQLEGSKAFAKDVMAAAGVPTARSYVCTTPEEVDEALDAFGAPYVVKDDGLAAGKGVVVTDDLAAARAHALACDRVVIEEYLDGPEVSLFAITDGVTVVPLQPAQDFKRALDGDEGPNTGGMGAYSPLPWADPKLVDEVMELVLQPTVDELRRRGTPFSGLLYAGLAITGRGTRVIEFNARFGDPETQVVLARLRTPLAGVLLGAAKGTLDAVPPLVWREDAAVTVVIASHNYPETPRTGDPIEGLAEVAAEDGPDAYVLHAGTRREGDAVVSAGGRVLSVTATGSDLAQAREKAYKAVARVRLDGSQHRTDIAAKAAEGR, encoded by the coding sequence GTGAAGGTCCTCGTCATCGGCGGCGGCGCCCGCGAACATGCCCTGTGCCGCTCTCTGTCCCTCGACCCCGACGTCTCCGCGCTGTACTGCGCTCCCGGCAACGCCGGCATCGCCGAGGTGGCCGAGCTCCGCCCGGTCGACGCCCTCGACGGCGGCGCCGTCGCCGCTCTCGCCACCGAACTCGGCGCCGGCCTGGTCGTCGTCGGCCCGGAGGCCCCGCTGGTCGCCGGCGTCGCCGACGCCGTGCGTGCCGCCGGGATCCCCGTCTTCGGCCCGTCCGCCGAGGCCGCGCAGCTCGAAGGCTCCAAGGCCTTCGCCAAGGACGTGATGGCCGCGGCCGGGGTCCCGACCGCGCGCAGCTACGTCTGCACCACCCCCGAGGAGGTGGACGAGGCCCTCGACGCCTTCGGTGCCCCGTACGTCGTCAAGGACGACGGCCTCGCCGCCGGCAAGGGCGTCGTGGTCACCGACGACCTGGCGGCCGCCCGTGCGCACGCGCTCGCCTGCGACCGGGTGGTCATCGAGGAGTACCTCGACGGCCCCGAGGTCTCCCTCTTCGCCATCACCGACGGCGTCACCGTGGTCCCGCTCCAGCCGGCGCAGGACTTCAAGCGCGCCCTGGACGGCGACGAAGGTCCCAACACCGGCGGCATGGGCGCGTACTCCCCGCTGCCCTGGGCCGACCCGAAGCTGGTCGACGAGGTCATGGAGCTGGTCCTCCAGCCGACCGTCGACGAGCTCCGCCGCCGTGGCACCCCCTTCTCCGGGCTGCTCTACGCGGGCCTCGCGATCACCGGCCGCGGTACCCGGGTCATCGAGTTCAACGCCCGGTTCGGCGACCCCGAGACCCAGGTGGTCCTCGCCCGGCTGCGCACCCCGCTCGCGGGCGTGCTGCTGGGCGCCGCCAAGGGCACCCTGGACGCCGTACCCCCGCTGGTCTGGCGTGAGGACGCGGCCGTCACGGTGGTCATCGCCTCCCACAACTACCCCGAGACCCCCCGCACCGGGGACCCGATCGAGGGCCTGGCCGAGGTGGCCGCCGAGGACGGGCCGGACGCCTACGTGCTGCACGCCGGGACCCGCCGCGAGGGCGACGCGGTGGTCAGCGCGGGCGGCCGCGTGCTGTCGGTGACGGCGACCGGTTCCGACCTGGCGCAGGCGCGCGAGAAGGCGTATAAGGCGGTGGCCCGCGTCCGTCTCGACGGTTCGCAGCACCGTACGGACATCGCCGCCAAGGCGGCCGAGGGTCGCTGA
- a CDS encoding N,N-dimethylformamidase beta subunit family domain-containing protein encodes MGADQIRRWESGALAHAVSDPFGQGPLPWFRGSELYFDDTGQVVPWYVDPAAAAAGTGQIPRARGNGGPRTADDVHRQIKGFASTGGVTPGEAIDFHITVDPPQQFSVDVYRIGHYGGDGASKITTSPRLSGIVQPAPLAADRTVSCHHWWLSWRLQVPSYWSVGAYVAVLTTADGYRSHIPFTVRDDHPADLLLLLPDITWQAYNLYPEDGRTGASLYHAWDEQGRLLGEQDAAVTVSFDRPYAGAGLPLHVGHAYDFIRWAERYGYDIAYADTRDLHAGRVDPTRYRGLVFPGHDEYWSAPMRRTVERARRHGTSLVFLSANTMYWQVELGPSPSGVDDRLLTCRKRRGPGRPSLWREVDRPEQQLLGIQYAGRVPEPAPLIVRNATHWLWDSTGAGENDELPGLVAGEADRYFPRTQLPEHQDRILLAHSPYLDSEGHRRHQETSLYRAPSGALVFASGTFAWSPALDRPGHVDERVQRATANLLDRICKHD; translated from the coding sequence ATGGGTGCGGACCAGATCCGGCGTTGGGAGTCAGGTGCGCTCGCGCACGCGGTGTCCGACCCCTTCGGGCAGGGCCCCCTGCCCTGGTTCCGGGGAAGCGAGCTCTACTTCGACGACACCGGCCAGGTCGTGCCCTGGTACGTGGACCCGGCCGCCGCGGCCGCCGGAACCGGCCAGATCCCGCGCGCCCGCGGCAACGGCGGTCCCCGCACCGCCGACGACGTCCACCGGCAGATCAAGGGCTTCGCCTCCACCGGCGGCGTGACCCCGGGCGAGGCCATCGACTTCCACATCACCGTCGACCCGCCCCAGCAGTTCTCCGTCGACGTCTACCGGATCGGCCACTACGGCGGCGACGGAGCCTCCAAGATCACCACCAGCCCCCGGCTCTCCGGCATCGTCCAGCCGGCCCCGCTCGCCGCCGACCGCACCGTCTCCTGCCACCACTGGTGGCTGTCCTGGCGCCTCCAGGTCCCCTCCTACTGGAGCGTCGGCGCGTATGTCGCCGTCCTCACCACCGCCGACGGCTACCGCTCCCACATCCCCTTCACGGTCCGCGACGACCACCCCGCCGACCTCCTGCTCCTGCTCCCCGACATCACCTGGCAGGCCTACAACCTCTACCCGGAGGACGGCCGCACCGGCGCCAGCCTCTACCACGCCTGGGACGAGCAGGGCCGGCTGCTCGGCGAGCAGGACGCCGCCGTCACCGTGTCCTTCGACCGCCCCTACGCGGGCGCGGGCCTGCCGCTGCACGTCGGCCACGCCTACGACTTCATCCGCTGGGCCGAGCGCTACGGCTACGACATCGCCTACGCCGACACCCGCGACCTGCACGCCGGCCGGGTCGACCCCACCCGCTACCGCGGTCTGGTCTTCCCCGGCCATGACGAGTACTGGTCGGCCCCCATGCGCCGCACCGTCGAGCGCGCCCGCCGGCACGGCACCTCGCTCGTCTTCCTCTCCGCCAACACCATGTACTGGCAGGTCGAGCTCGGCCCGTCCCCCTCCGGGGTCGACGACCGGCTCCTCACCTGCCGAAAACGGCGCGGCCCGGGCCGCCCCAGCCTGTGGCGCGAGGTCGACCGCCCGGAGCAGCAGCTGCTCGGCATCCAGTACGCGGGCCGGGTCCCCGAACCCGCTCCCCTGATCGTGCGCAATGCCACGCACTGGCTCTGGGACTCCACCGGCGCCGGCGAGAACGACGAGCTGCCCGGACTGGTCGCGGGCGAGGCCGACCGCTACTTCCCGCGCACCCAGCTCCCCGAGCACCAGGACCGGATCCTGCTGGCGCACTCCCCGTACCTCGACAGCGAGGGCCACCGCCGCCACCAGGAGACCTCCCTCTACCGGGCGCCCAGCGGCGCGCTGGTCTTCGCCTCCGGCACCTTCGCCTGGTCCCCGGCGCTCGACCGCCCCGGCCACGTCGACGAGCGGGTCCAGCGGGCCACGGCCAATCTCCTCGACCGGATCTGCAAGCACGACTGA
- a CDS encoding phosphoribosylaminoimidazolesuccinocarboxamide synthase, translated as MSGFVEKPEPVQVPGLVHLHTGKVRDLYRDEDGRLVMVASDRLSAFDWVLPTEIPDKGRVLTQLSLWWFDQLADLVPNHVISTDLPAGAPADWAGRTLICKNLDMVPVECVARGYLAGSGLVEYNQTRTVCGLALPEGLVDGSELPAPIFTPAAKAAVGEHDENVSYEEVARTAGAETAALLRQTTLAVYSRAREIARERGIILADTKFEFGFDPQDGTLVAADEVLTPDSSRFWPADQWEPGRSQPSFDKQYVRDWLTSPESGWDRKGELPPPALPADVVARTSAKYIEAFERLTGQSWS; from the coding sequence GTGTCCGGATTCGTCGAAAAGCCCGAGCCGGTTCAGGTTCCGGGCCTCGTCCACCTCCACACCGGCAAGGTGCGCGACCTCTACCGTGACGAGGACGGCCGCCTCGTCATGGTCGCCAGCGACCGCCTGTCCGCCTTCGACTGGGTGCTGCCCACCGAGATCCCGGACAAGGGCCGCGTCCTGACGCAGCTCTCCCTGTGGTGGTTCGACCAGCTCGCGGACCTCGTCCCGAACCACGTCATCTCCACCGACCTGCCCGCCGGCGCCCCCGCCGACTGGGCTGGCCGCACCCTGATCTGCAAGAACCTCGACATGGTCCCGGTCGAGTGCGTGGCCCGCGGCTACCTCGCCGGCTCCGGCCTCGTGGAGTACAACCAGACCCGCACGGTCTGCGGGCTCGCCCTTCCCGAGGGCCTCGTCGACGGCTCCGAGCTGCCCGCCCCGATCTTCACCCCGGCCGCCAAGGCCGCCGTCGGCGAGCACGACGAGAACGTCTCCTACGAGGAGGTCGCGCGCACCGCCGGCGCCGAGACGGCGGCGCTGCTGCGCCAGACCACCCTCGCCGTGTACAGCCGCGCCCGGGAGATCGCGCGCGAGCGCGGGATCATCCTGGCGGACACCAAGTTCGAGTTCGGTTTCGACCCGCAGGACGGCACCCTGGTCGCCGCGGACGAGGTGCTGACCCCGGACTCCTCCCGATTCTGGCCGGCCGACCAGTGGGAGCCGGGCCGCTCGCAGCCCTCCTTCGACAAGCAGTACGTCCGCGACTGGCTGACCTCCCCCGAGTCCGGCTGGGACCGCAAGGGCGAGCTCCCGCCGCCGGCCCTCCCGGCCGACGTCGTCGCCCGGACCAGCGCCAAGTACATCGAGGCCTTCGAGCGCCTCACCGGCCAGTCCTGGTCGTAG
- a CDS encoding response regulator transcription factor yields MSPVRVLLADDEHLIRGALAALLALEDDLTVIAEAASGPEALAMARAHRPDVAVLDLQMPGADGVSVATSLRAELPGCKTMIVTSHGRPGHLKRALAAGVRAFAPKTVSAQRLAELIRTVHAGGRYVDPELAADAISAGDSPLTAREAEVLELAADGAPIAEIAERASLSQGTVRNYLSSAATKLGAENRHTAVRLARERGWV; encoded by the coding sequence GTGAGCCCCGTACGCGTACTGCTCGCCGATGACGAGCATCTGATCAGGGGCGCGTTGGCGGCGCTGCTCGCGCTGGAGGACGACCTGACCGTCATCGCGGAGGCGGCCTCGGGCCCCGAGGCGCTGGCGATGGCGCGGGCCCACCGGCCCGACGTGGCGGTGCTGGACCTGCAGATGCCGGGGGCGGACGGTGTGAGTGTCGCCACATCGCTGCGGGCCGAACTGCCCGGCTGCAAGACCATGATCGTGACCAGCCACGGCCGTCCCGGGCACCTGAAGCGGGCCCTGGCGGCGGGGGTGCGGGCCTTCGCCCCGAAGACCGTCTCGGCGCAGCGGCTGGCCGAGCTGATCCGGACCGTGCACGCGGGAGGCCGCTATGTGGACCCGGAGTTGGCGGCCGACGCGATCAGCGCGGGGGACTCGCCGCTGACCGCGCGGGAGGCGGAGGTACTCGAACTCGCGGCGGACGGGGCACCGATAGCGGAGATCGCGGAGCGGGCCTCGCTGTCGCAGGGGACGGTACGGAACTACCTGTCTTCGGCGGCGACGAAGCTGGGTGCGGAGAACCGGCACACGGCAGTGCGTCTCGCACGCGAGCGAGGTTGGGTATAG